One region of Paenibacillus polymyxa M1 genomic DNA includes:
- a CDS encoding ribonucleoside-diphosphate reductase subunit alpha, whose translation MPQLVTKPNNRQLAFDEIRISVYADRVLSGLDKLDKDRLIRGVTSKLRRDEVTGDEISNAFAMAALELVSKEEPDWKFAAARALLTSLYKKAATHRRYKSYADEPYGAFYPLITDLVQKGIYRQELLDCYTKEQIDELGDSILPQNDLLFDYIGLLTLSERYLANDFDGRVMELPQERYMIIAMYLMHQEPADKRMELVKEAYWAMSNMYMTAATPTMSNAGKKVAGQLSSCFIDTVDDSLEGIFDSNTDVARLSKMGGGIGVYLGKVRARGSDIRGHKNTSSGVIPWIRQLNNTAVSVDQLGTRKGAIAVYLDVFHKDILAFLDLKLNNGDERMRAHDVFHGVCLPDLFMERVEARGEWNLFCPHEVKKVMGWKDDKGRPLGLEDFYDEAFGSGSFREKYEEASKHPILSRITVPAIDIMKRLMKSQLETGTPYMFYRDTVNRANPNRAHGMVYSSNLCTEIMQNQSATVVEKEELVTKDGQTRIVISKIPGDFVVCNLNSIHLARAVPAGVLDRLVPIQVRMLDNVIDINNIEVLQAQYTNSQYRAVGLGTFGLHHLLALEGIRWESDEAVTYNDHLYEKINYLAVKSSMELAKEKGRYAKFEGSDWATGHYFTSRGYTDGTREGKFVTTSEWSELAEEVQQNGVRNAWLFAIAPNGSTSIIAGSTASIDPLYELLSYEEKTTYKIANPAPDLNEKTIWYYKTAFLLDQHASINMASARQRHIDQGQSFNLYVRPDIKATEFLELHIHAWKSGMKSTYYVRSRALTIEECESCAS comes from the coding sequence ATGCCACAACTCGTAACCAAACCAAACAATCGCCAGTTGGCTTTTGATGAAATACGTATATCCGTATATGCTGACCGTGTGCTCAGCGGGCTGGACAAGCTGGATAAAGATCGACTTATTCGCGGTGTAACCAGTAAGCTGCGCCGGGATGAAGTCACGGGGGATGAAATTAGCAATGCATTTGCAATGGCTGCCCTTGAACTGGTTAGCAAGGAAGAACCGGACTGGAAATTTGCCGCTGCGCGTGCTTTGCTCACTTCTTTATATAAAAAAGCAGCTACTCACCGCCGTTACAAATCGTATGCAGACGAGCCTTACGGCGCCTTTTATCCACTGATCACCGATTTAGTTCAAAAAGGAATCTACCGTCAAGAGCTGCTTGACTGCTACACCAAGGAGCAGATTGATGAACTCGGCGATTCCATATTGCCGCAGAATGACCTGCTATTCGACTATATCGGACTGTTGACGCTGTCTGAGCGCTATTTGGCCAATGATTTTGACGGACGCGTGATGGAACTTCCGCAAGAACGCTACATGATTATCGCAATGTACCTGATGCATCAAGAGCCTGCCGACAAGCGTATGGAGTTGGTTAAGGAAGCATACTGGGCGATGAGCAACATGTACATGACAGCAGCTACACCTACCATGTCTAATGCCGGAAAAAAGGTGGCTGGACAGCTTTCCAGCTGCTTTATCGACACCGTAGACGACTCACTGGAAGGTATTTTTGATTCCAATACCGATGTAGCCCGTCTTAGCAAAATGGGTGGCGGCATCGGCGTATACCTCGGTAAAGTACGAGCGCGCGGCTCCGATATCCGCGGACATAAAAATACAAGCTCTGGTGTTATTCCTTGGATTCGCCAGTTGAACAATACAGCGGTTAGCGTAGACCAACTGGGTACACGCAAAGGTGCAATTGCTGTTTATCTGGACGTATTCCACAAAGACATTCTGGCATTCCTGGACCTAAAGCTGAACAACGGTGACGAGCGGATGCGTGCGCATGATGTGTTCCACGGCGTATGTCTACCCGATCTGTTCATGGAGCGGGTCGAAGCACGGGGCGAATGGAATCTGTTCTGTCCGCATGAAGTGAAGAAGGTCATGGGCTGGAAAGATGACAAGGGTCGTCCACTGGGACTGGAAGATTTTTATGATGAAGCCTTCGGTTCAGGCTCCTTCCGCGAGAAGTATGAGGAGGCGTCAAAGCATCCGATCCTCTCTCGTATTACAGTGCCTGCCATTGACATCATGAAGCGTCTAATGAAATCACAGTTGGAAACAGGTACGCCGTACATGTTCTACCGCGATACGGTAAACCGGGCTAACCCGAACCGTGCCCATGGTATGGTGTATTCCTCCAACCTGTGTACGGAAATTATGCAAAATCAATCTGCAACGGTAGTAGAAAAAGAAGAACTGGTCACCAAGGACGGACAAACACGCATTGTTATTTCCAAAATTCCTGGCGACTTTGTGGTGTGCAACCTGAACTCCATTCATCTGGCTCGTGCTGTTCCGGCAGGTGTGCTGGATCGTCTCGTACCGATTCAGGTACGTATGCTGGATAATGTTATTGACATCAACAACATTGAGGTGCTGCAAGCACAATACACGAACAGCCAATATCGTGCAGTCGGCTTGGGTACATTTGGGCTGCATCATCTGCTCGCACTTGAGGGCATCCGCTGGGAGTCCGATGAAGCGGTAACCTATAACGATCATTTGTATGAAAAAATCAACTACCTGGCTGTAAAATCCAGCATGGAGCTGGCGAAAGAAAAAGGCCGTTATGCCAAATTCGAGGGTTCCGACTGGGCGACCGGGCATTATTTCACTTCCCGTGGCTATACAGACGGTACACGTGAAGGCAAATTCGTCACTACATCCGAGTGGAGCGAGCTTGCGGAAGAAGTCCAACAAAACGGTGTCCGTAACGCATGGCTGTTCGCCATCGCGCCTAATGGTTCCACGTCCATCATTGCAGGCTCTACCGCTAGCATTGATCCACTGTATGAGTTGCTTTCCTATGAAGAGAAAACAACCTACAAGATCGCTAACCCTGCACCAGACTTGAATGAAAAAACCATCTGGTACTACAAAACAGCTTTCTTGCTGGATCAACATGCTTCGATCAACATGGCTTCTGCACGTCAGCGTCATATTGACCAAGGTCAAAGCTTTAACCTGTATGTGCGCCCAGATATTAAAGCTACCGAATTTTTAGAGCTGCACATCCATGCTTGGAAATCAGGTATGAAGTCGACCTATTATGTACGCAGCCGCGCACTGACGATTGAAGAATGCGAAAGCTGCGCATCCTAA
- a CDS encoding MTH1187 family thiamine-binding protein, giving the protein MAIAEVTVIPIGTGSTSLSDYVAQMQKVLKTQKGITYELTSMSTIIEGSLDDVFTAIAALHEAPFLAGAKRVSTSVKIDDRRDKPSSSRQKLRSVADKLSGATAGNVTELNPNPS; this is encoded by the coding sequence ATGGCTATTGCAGAAGTGACAGTGATCCCGATTGGAACGGGGAGTACGAGCCTGAGCGACTATGTTGCTCAAATGCAAAAAGTGTTGAAGACGCAAAAAGGAATTACCTATGAGCTTACCTCCATGAGTACGATTATTGAGGGGTCGTTGGATGATGTGTTCACCGCTATTGCTGCGCTGCACGAAGCGCCATTCCTGGCAGGAGCCAAGCGTGTTTCCACCTCGGTCAAAATTGATGATCGCCGTGATAAGCCTTCATCCAGTCGCCAAAAGCTCAGATCCGTTGCAGATAAACTATCCGGAGCCACGGCAGGGAATGTTACAGAATTAAATCCAAATCCTAGTTGA
- a CDS encoding tyrosine-type recombinase/integrase produces the protein MRHYYRILDRIVKEHPDFHRIRFHDLRHTHAILLLKAGIHPKIVQERLGHSSINVTLDTYSHVLPNLQEAVLKNIGDSITGESISTEEPTLLD, from the coding sequence ATGAGACATTACTATCGTATTTTGGACAGAATTGTAAAGGAACATCCCGATTTTCATCGGATTCGTTTCCATGATTTGCGACACACTCATGCAATACTACTTCTCAAAGCTGGTATCCATCCAAAGATTGTTCAAGAACGACTTGGACATTCGTCTATCAATGTAACTCTGGATACCTATTCACATGTTCTTCCGAATCTCCAAGAAGCGGTGTTAAAAAACATTGGCGATTCAATTACAGGAGAGAGCATTAGCACTGAAGAACCTACTTTACTAGACTAA
- a CDS encoding winged helix-turn-helix transcriptional regulator, giving the protein MKTFFCELEVTLEVIGGKWKGLVLYYLIKGPKRTGELKRLVHNISQKMLIQTLRELETDGLIRRKMYNQVPPKVEYSTTELGQSLEPILRSLCDWGGNYAEQSFAPGEIEILYLD; this is encoded by the coding sequence ATGAAAACATTTTTCTGTGAACTGGAAGTTACACTAGAGGTTATCGGAGGAAAGTGGAAGGGGCTTGTTCTGTACTATTTAATAAAAGGACCTAAACGGACGGGAGAGCTTAAGCGACTCGTTCATAATATATCGCAAAAGATGCTGATTCAAACTCTTCGGGAACTGGAAACAGACGGATTAATTCGCAGAAAGATGTACAATCAGGTACCGCCTAAGGTGGAATATTCAACGACGGAACTGGGTCAATCACTTGAACCCATTTTGAGATCGCTTTGTGATTGGGGGGGAAATTACGCAGAGCAATCCTTCGCTCCGGGCGAGATTGAAATTTTGTATCTGGATTAA
- a CDS encoding SDR family NAD(P)-dependent oxidoreductase, which yields MGKFDGKVAVVTGGTSGIGLASAQQFVKEGAYVFITGRRQRELDEAVKQIGKNVTGVRGDISKSEDLDILFETVKREKGHLDILFANAGLGSFLPLGEITEAQYYKTFDVNVKGTIFTVQKALALFPNKRGSIILTGSTAGSTGMPAFSIYGASKAAIRQLVRSWILDMRGTEIRINILSPGTIVTPAYDELFGSELDHLLEQAKNDIPLGRVGQVEEISNAVMFLASNESSYMNGVELFVDGGVAQV from the coding sequence ATGGGGAAATTTGACGGGAAGGTAGCAGTTGTAACCGGAGGTACAAGCGGCATCGGTCTCGCGTCGGCACAACAGTTCGTAAAAGAAGGGGCTTACGTTTTTATCACGGGACGCAGACAACGTGAACTGGATGAAGCAGTAAAGCAGATCGGAAAGAATGTTACAGGTGTCCGAGGTGACATATCTAAATCGGAAGATCTAGATATTTTATTCGAAACAGTTAAGCGAGAAAAGGGACACTTGGACATTCTCTTTGCAAATGCCGGACTAGGGTCATTTCTTCCATTAGGAGAAATTACAGAAGCACAATACTACAAGACTTTCGATGTCAACGTGAAAGGAACCATCTTTACAGTACAAAAGGCATTAGCTTTGTTTCCAAATAAAAGAGGTTCGATTATTCTAACGGGATCCACTGCTGGCTCGACGGGGATGCCAGCTTTTAGTATCTATGGTGCATCCAAGGCAGCGATCAGACAGCTCGTCCGCAGCTGGATTCTTGATATGAGAGGGACCGAAATTCGTATAAACATCCTTAGTCCGGGAACAATCGTAACGCCGGCATACGATGAGTTATTTGGCTCTGAACTAGATCATTTACTTGAACAGGCAAAAAATGATATTCCGCTCGGCAGAGTGGGGCAGGTTGAAGAGATCTCCAATGCTGTCATGTTCCTAGCCTCTAATGAAAGCAGCTATATGAACGGCGTTGAATTATTCGTAGATGGCGGAGTAGCTCAAGTTTAA
- a CDS encoding HAD-IA family hydrolase, with amino-acid sequence MLRMGEIVVGLEWGGLYRELLGDGNQLLMEGAMDVCHRLSKTHRMFVITNGITHTQIKRLKQSGLYKFFEDIFDSQSIGYQKPKEEFFNYVISHISEFNRKDALVIGDSLNTDIKGGLQSGIDTCWVNRTGQISPAEIKSTYTISNLMELTSIC; translated from the coding sequence ATGTTGAGAATGGGGGAAATCGTGGTCGGCTTGGAATGGGGAGGTTTGTATAGAGAATTGTTGGGAGATGGAAACCAATTGCTTATGGAAGGCGCAATGGATGTCTGTCATCGCTTATCAAAGACCCATCGTATGTTCGTAATCACGAATGGTATCACTCACACGCAAATCAAACGCTTGAAGCAGTCTGGGCTATATAAGTTTTTCGAGGATATCTTTGATTCGCAAAGCATTGGTTATCAAAAACCGAAGGAAGAATTTTTCAATTACGTCATAAGTCATATTTCAGAATTTAATAGAAAGGATGCACTTGTCATTGGAGATTCATTAAATACGGATATCAAAGGTGGTCTTCAGTCGGGCATTGACACCTGTTGGGTCAACAGAACCGGACAAATAAGTCCGGCAGAAATTAAAAGCACATATACAATCTCAAACTTAATGGAGCTCACTTCCATCTGTTAG